Proteins from a genomic interval of Haloplasma contractile SSD-17B:
- a CDS encoding sodium/glutamate symporter family protein encodes MHGDWQSVLMFCYIFFFMFIAKMCKEKLGIFKSIVIPTALFAGFIGMIFGPNLLGKVSFDLFGQSFKLGLNYDQGFYENVVIHTMAIGFIALALTDKKTNKSSKSIESGIFIVLTYLLQGLVGMLMIFLMVNTFWPDLFYGLGLMLPLSFGQGPGFSATIGKGWIEQTGISYIISYGLSLSTMGFLIGGLVGVILLNYYIKKHNLKPVKLRELKGVQEKNIEFKTLDEVNFFDNLTVQLTWIAMVYMSAFIVTYVLVNLIHNNLGDIGQTIGGIVSSLTYLFGVILALIFKRILKSLQHRGHRTKPLLSSYMMQNISSFAFNIMIAASVMAIRIDMISDFLPALLIVGIVGAIVTITFVVFLAKKIYPVNTIEYTLILFGMLTGTASTGMALLRGVDPNLEKDVEEDVAVLGSAIALPIALPIIIVLGFPVQAFKNPSYHYYNLIAFGVLAIYFIVLILFLLWFSKRKNQKEV; translated from the coding sequence ATGCATGGAGATTGGCAGTCAGTTCTTATGTTCTGTTATATATTTTTCTTTATGTTCATTGCAAAGATGTGTAAAGAAAAATTAGGAATATTTAAATCTATTGTAATTCCGACAGCACTTTTTGCGGGATTTATTGGTATGATTTTTGGACCCAACCTATTAGGTAAAGTTTCATTCGATTTATTCGGACAGTCATTTAAGTTGGGACTCAACTACGATCAAGGTTTTTATGAGAATGTCGTGATTCACACAATGGCAATTGGCTTTATTGCACTTGCATTAACCGATAAAAAGACAAATAAAAGTTCTAAATCAATAGAGAGTGGGATTTTTATTGTACTTACTTATTTATTACAAGGTCTAGTCGGGATGTTGATGATCTTTTTAATGGTCAATACATTTTGGCCTGATTTATTCTATGGATTAGGATTAATGTTGCCATTATCATTTGGACAAGGTCCTGGTTTTTCGGCAACTATTGGTAAAGGATGGATTGAACAGACTGGAATATCATATATTATTTCATACGGATTATCACTATCAACTATGGGATTTTTAATCGGTGGTTTAGTCGGTGTGATTTTATTGAACTACTATATTAAAAAGCATAATTTGAAACCTGTAAAATTACGCGAACTAAAGGGTGTACAGGAAAAAAATATAGAGTTTAAAACGCTTGATGAGGTCAACTTCTTTGATAATTTAACAGTCCAATTAACATGGATTGCAATGGTTTATATGAGTGCATTTATCGTTACTTATGTTTTAGTCAACCTAATTCATAATAATTTAGGAGATATTGGACAAACCATTGGTGGTATTGTATCGAGTCTAACTTATCTATTTGGTGTAATTTTAGCCCTAATATTCAAACGAATATTAAAATCACTACAACATAGAGGACATCGTACAAAACCATTGTTGAGTAGTTATATGATGCAGAATATATCATCGTTTGCGTTTAATATCATGATTGCCGCTTCTGTTATGGCAATTCGTATTGATATGATCAGTGATTTCTTGCCAGCATTGTTAATTGTAGGGATAGTAGGAGCCATTGTTACAATAACATTTGTTGTATTCTTAGCTAAAAAAATATACCCTGTTAATACAATAGAATACACGTTAATTTTATTTGGGATGTTAACCGGAACAGCATCAACCGGTATGGCTTTACTACGTGGGGTAGATCCTAACCTCGAAAAAGATGTTGAAGAAGATGTTGCAGTACTAGGGAGTGCGATTGCATTACCAATTGCTCTTCCAATTATCATTGTGCTTGGCTTTCCTGTGCAGGCATTTAAAAATCCGAGTTATCACTATTATAATTTAATAGCGTTTGGTGTTCTTGCAATTTATTTCATAGTACTTATACTATTTTTACTATGGTTTTCAAAAAGAAAAAACCAAAAAGAGGTTTAA
- the miaA gene encoding tRNA (adenosine(37)-N6)-dimethylallyltransferase MiaA, protein MEKVLVIVGPTAVGKTKLSIELAKSFNGEVINGDSVQVYRGLDIGSAKITKDEMDGVKHHLFDIKDPDESFSVADFQLLVRDKIYEINKKGKLPIICGGTGLYIQAVLFDFNFKDEGRDERFETKYKHQSNELLHEHLKTFDPKSANIIHPNNRKRVLRAIEIYETTGKTKSEINEKQKQVPLYDAYMIGLELPRDLLYERINRRANIMVENGLIEEVKGLYDQGLNGKQSVTAIGYKELFDYFHGQVSLEEAINNIRRNTRRYAKRQFTYFKNKMEINWYPVNLEHYKETVDSVTKDVKNWLK, encoded by the coding sequence ATGGAAAAAGTTTTAGTAATTGTTGGACCTACAGCTGTAGGAAAAACAAAATTAAGTATTGAACTTGCAAAATCGTTTAATGGAGAAGTCATTAATGGGGACTCCGTTCAGGTTTATCGAGGATTAGATATTGGAAGTGCAAAGATCACTAAAGATGAGATGGATGGAGTCAAACATCACTTGTTTGATATTAAGGACCCTGATGAAAGTTTTTCAGTTGCTGACTTTCAGTTGTTAGTACGAGATAAAATCTATGAAATTAATAAAAAAGGAAAACTACCGATTATATGTGGAGGAACAGGTTTATATATTCAAGCGGTACTTTTTGATTTCAACTTTAAGGATGAAGGTCGTGATGAAAGATTTGAAACTAAATACAAGCATCAATCAAATGAATTATTACACGAACATCTAAAAACATTTGACCCTAAATCTGCAAACATTATTCACCCAAACAATCGAAAGCGAGTACTTAGAGCAATTGAAATCTATGAAACAACAGGAAAAACGAAATCAGAAATTAATGAAAAACAGAAACAAGTACCTCTTTACGATGCTTATATGATCGGTTTAGAATTACCGCGAGATTTATTATATGAACGAATCAATAGACGTGCGAATATAATGGTTGAAAATGGCCTGATTGAGGAAGTAAAAGGTCTGTATGATCAGGGTTTAAATGGCAAACAGTCCGTAACTGCGATTGGATATAAGGAGTTATTTGATTACTTTCACGGTCAAGTAAGTTTAGAAGAAGCAATAAATAATATTAGAAGAAATACGAGACGCTATGCAAAGAGGCAATTCACATATTTTAAAAATAAAATGGAAATCAACTGGTACCCCGTGAACTTAGAACACTATAAAGAGACGGTTGATTCTGTAACAAAAGACGTTAAAAATTGGTTAAAATAG
- the hemW gene encoding radical SAM family heme chaperone HemW encodes MAKSVYIHIPFCQRICNYCDFVKRVSKRETIDQYIEALRTEIELYKPYEELDTLYIGGGTPSILTIQQLKQIEMMIDDYFILSEGCEFTVECNPEHVTEERVLLFKEMGVNRISLGVQTFNDRHLKLLNRGHTKEDVIRSVALLRQHGFDQINIDLIYAIPGQTLTELQDDLNMIKELNLEHVSAYSLILEEKTVFEKWLKEGKIDLVDNELEAKMFDYVMDALNKDGYHHYEISNFCKEGYESKHNKVYWSNDRYYGFGVGASGYLSTKRYYNVRHVNQYLRALNNNSKPLEQEDELSLEEQISEELILGLRLIRGVNLNDFKNKYNKSVFDCFPSEIKLLSEKGLIHIESDHLSLTKEGLLKGNDVFVEFLKS; translated from the coding sequence ATGGCGAAGTCTGTATACATTCATATACCATTTTGTCAGCGTATCTGTAATTATTGTGACTTTGTGAAGCGTGTTAGTAAACGTGAGACAATTGATCAGTATATAGAAGCGCTAAGAACAGAAATAGAGTTATACAAGCCCTATGAGGAACTTGATACATTATATATAGGGGGAGGAACGCCCTCGATTTTAACAATTCAGCAACTTAAACAGATTGAAATGATGATTGACGACTATTTCATTTTGTCAGAAGGTTGTGAATTTACAGTGGAATGTAACCCAGAACATGTGACTGAGGAACGTGTCCTGCTTTTTAAGGAAATGGGTGTCAATCGCATCAGTTTAGGTGTTCAGACATTCAATGATCGTCATTTGAAACTTCTCAATAGAGGTCATACAAAAGAAGATGTTATAAGAAGCGTTGCGTTATTAAGGCAACATGGATTTGATCAAATTAATATCGATTTAATCTATGCAATACCTGGCCAAACACTAACAGAGTTACAAGACGATTTGAATATGATTAAAGAACTTAACTTAGAACACGTGTCTGCATATTCTTTAATCCTAGAAGAAAAGACTGTATTTGAAAAGTGGTTAAAGGAAGGAAAAATTGATTTAGTCGATAATGAGTTAGAAGCAAAGATGTTTGATTACGTGATGGATGCTCTTAATAAAGATGGCTATCATCACTATGAAATCAGCAACTTTTGTAAAGAGGGCTATGAATCTAAACATAATAAGGTGTATTGGTCAAACGACCGTTATTATGGGTTTGGTGTAGGGGCAAGTGGTTATCTTTCAACTAAACGCTATTATAATGTTCGTCATGTTAACCAATACTTAAGGGCCCTTAACAATAACTCTAAGCCACTTGAACAAGAAGATGAACTCTCGTTAGAGGAACAAATATCAGAGGAGTTGATTTTAGGGTTACGTTTGATAAGGGGTGTTAATCTGAATGACTTTAAGAATAAGTATAATAAGTCTGTTTTCGATTGCTTTCCTAGTGAAATTAAATTACTCAGTGAAAAAGGGTTAATTCATATTGAATCGGATCACTTGTCTTTAACAAAAGAGGGATTATTAAAAGGAAATGATGTGTTTGTTGAATTTTTAAAATCGTAG
- the mutL gene encoding DNA mismatch repair endonuclease MutL — MAKIQIMKESLANKIAAGEVVERPASVVKELIENAIDANATKIDIHLTESGLKQIKVIDNGDGMDKEDCMLAFSRHATSKLLDERDLFRIHTLGFRGEALPSIASVSDVHITTSNGNEAGTYINIKGGNIIAKKQSHARKGTEIQVNSLFYNTPARLKHLKTIHTELSYITDFANKMAMSHPYIAFRLYNDQRLLLQTNGNNNLLNVLAAIYGINVVKKIHKLEYSDEVLSLKLYISEPDMNRASRNYVTSIINNRVIKNYAIVKAVNEGYHTYLPQHRYPIVVLDMKIDPLLVDVNVHPAKLDVRLSNEAHIKSVITDLINKKLKELMYIPKITIPNKKALEEDKGYVQDKLFQQSVTHQRDIGNQDSDTQDSISELNAFDQKNANSYRELEDSTKNFKDSISEQSNHNDYSESTYTETEADSTPKETVTNKKRLPNLDYIGQLGGTYLIAQNEEGLFLIDQHAAQERINYEFYLSQLSKTINEFYDLLVPITLEFTMNESLIIEERADVLREIGIKFEKFGIKSFIVTRLPNWFGKADEKYLLDTIFDHILREKKLTYKQLFEELAITLSCKRSIKANHYINEYEVKKLLHDLETCDNPYTCPHGRPVVINMSYSDIEKLFKRIQ; from the coding sequence ATGGCAAAAATTCAAATAATGAAAGAAAGTTTAGCCAATAAAATTGCAGCTGGTGAAGTAGTTGAACGACCTGCATCGGTTGTAAAAGAATTAATCGAGAACGCTATAGACGCTAATGCAACTAAAATCGATATTCATCTGACGGAATCCGGATTAAAACAAATTAAAGTTATTGACAATGGGGATGGTATGGACAAAGAAGATTGTATGCTCGCATTCAGTAGACATGCAACGAGTAAACTATTAGACGAACGTGATTTATTCCGAATTCATACATTAGGATTTAGAGGAGAGGCCCTTCCTTCAATCGCTTCCGTTAGCGATGTTCATATTACAACGTCAAACGGTAATGAGGCAGGTACGTATATTAATATTAAAGGTGGGAATATAATCGCTAAAAAACAATCTCACGCGAGAAAAGGGACTGAGATACAAGTTAATAGTTTGTTTTATAATACACCTGCTAGGTTAAAACACCTTAAGACCATTCATACTGAACTTTCGTATATAACGGATTTTGCAAATAAAATGGCAATGTCACATCCATATATAGCATTTAGATTATATAACGATCAACGACTGTTACTTCAAACAAATGGAAACAATAATCTTTTGAATGTACTTGCCGCTATCTATGGGATAAATGTAGTAAAAAAGATTCACAAGCTTGAATATAGTGATGAAGTATTATCCTTAAAATTATATATTTCAGAACCTGATATGAATCGTGCATCTAGAAATTATGTAACTAGTATAATTAATAATAGAGTAATTAAAAATTATGCGATAGTAAAAGCTGTTAATGAAGGTTACCATACCTATCTACCGCAACATCGGTACCCGATTGTGGTGCTTGATATGAAAATTGATCCCCTATTAGTTGATGTGAATGTCCATCCGGCTAAACTTGACGTTCGACTTTCGAATGAAGCCCATATTAAATCCGTCATCACCGATTTAATTAATAAAAAATTAAAAGAATTAATGTACATTCCTAAAATTACAATTCCAAATAAAAAAGCATTAGAAGAAGACAAGGGTTACGTTCAAGATAAACTATTTCAGCAGTCGGTCACTCATCAACGCGATATAGGAAATCAGGATTCTGATACACAAGATTCTATTAGTGAGCTAAATGCATTTGATCAGAAAAATGCTAATTCTTATAGAGAATTAGAAGATAGCACTAAAAATTTTAAGGATTCAATATCTGAACAATCAAATCATAATGATTACTCGGAAAGTACATATACTGAAACTGAAGCGGATTCAACACCAAAGGAAACAGTTACAAACAAAAAAAGGTTACCAAATCTTGATTACATAGGACAGTTAGGTGGAACTTATCTAATCGCACAAAATGAAGAGGGTCTGTTCTTAATTGATCAACATGCCGCACAGGAACGGATTAATTATGAGTTTTACTTGAGTCAATTATCGAAAACAATTAATGAATTCTATGATCTTCTAGTACCGATCACACTCGAATTTACAATGAATGAATCGTTAATAATCGAGGAACGGGCAGATGTTCTAAGAGAAATTGGGATTAAGTTCGAAAAGTTTGGGATAAAGAGCTTTATTGTGACACGTCTTCCAAATTGGTTTGGGAAAGCGGACGAAAAATATCTATTAGATACGATTTTCGACCATATCCTTAGAGAAAAGAAGTTAACCTACAAACAACTCTTTGAAGAATTAGCGATTACGTTAAGTTGTAAGCGGTCAATAAAGGCGAATCACTATATTAATGAATATGAAGTGAAGAAACTGTTACACGACTTAGAAACATGCGATAACCCATATACTTGTCCACACGGCCGTCCAGTTGTAATCAATATGTCCTATTCAGATATAGAAAAATTATTTAAACGGATTCAATAG
- a CDS encoding lysophospholipid acyltransferase family protein yields the protein MKKNKSSKRNDFLSNSLLRAIKRPLKYYIHRKVNLEILKNDAKQDKGPFLIIGNHVNNYDPLVALSLVKPAVKFVASEVTFQSRTARFFMNIIHTIPIAKRNNDIRSVKRLIKEVKMGNSIGIFPEGGRTWDGETDELIHSTVKLIKMLKVPVYAMKLEGGYLSHPRWAKNIRKGTQFVTINKMLEKEQVTTMSEDELFTTMHDTLYLNEYEWQKDRMIPYKGDALAESIEMLLYYCPKCQSIDTIKSKGDEFFCTECHTKGRMNVYGFIEGDFKYDNCVDWNKWQKGKLKEQLEQGYHVNIKLSNVELLYRNRDEVKRNITCDLHFTNDHLSLTISDEEQIIEYKNMNSVSITFRTSFTIYIGHKLYQLKIEPEKHNISIVYLLDLVNYLRGH from the coding sequence ATGAAAAAAAACAAATCCTCAAAACGTAATGATTTTTTATCAAACTCTTTATTAAGGGCGATAAAGAGACCGCTTAAGTACTATATTCATCGTAAGGTAAATCTAGAGATTCTCAAAAACGATGCAAAACAGGATAAAGGGCCTTTTTTGATTATTGGAAATCACGTCAATAATTACGATCCTTTAGTGGCGTTATCATTAGTGAAACCAGCCGTTAAATTTGTTGCATCCGAAGTTACATTTCAATCGCGTACTGCTCGATTTTTTATGAACATCATTCATACGATCCCAATTGCAAAACGAAATAATGACATAAGAAGTGTCAAACGTTTAATAAAGGAAGTAAAGATGGGGAATTCCATAGGAATCTTTCCTGAGGGAGGTCGAACTTGGGATGGTGAAACGGATGAATTAATTCATTCAACAGTTAAATTAATTAAAATGCTAAAAGTACCTGTATATGCTATGAAACTTGAGGGTGGATACTTATCACATCCTAGATGGGCAAAAAACATCAGAAAAGGAACGCAGTTTGTTACAATTAATAAAATGCTTGAAAAAGAGCAAGTCACTACGATGAGTGAAGATGAGTTGTTTACTACAATGCATGATACTTTGTATTTAAATGAGTATGAATGGCAAAAAGACCGAATGATTCCTTATAAGGGTGATGCTTTAGCTGAAAGTATTGAAATGCTGTTGTATTATTGTCCTAAGTGCCAATCCATTGACACGATCAAATCAAAAGGTGATGAATTCTTTTGTACGGAGTGTCATACAAAAGGTCGTATGAATGTGTACGGTTTTATAGAAGGTGATTTTAAATATGATAATTGTGTTGATTGGAACAAATGGCAAAAAGGTAAATTAAAGGAACAACTTGAACAAGGCTATCATGTTAATATAAAACTCAGTAATGTTGAACTCTTATATCGAAATCGTGATGAAGTGAAGCGAAATATCACATGTGATTTACATTTTACAAATGATCACTTAAGTTTAACAATCAGTGATGAGGAACAAATTATTGAATACAAAAACATGAATTCAGTAAGCATTACATTTCGAACTTCGTTTACGATTTATATAGGACATAAATTGTACCAATTAAAAATTGAACCTGAGAAACATAATATATCTATTGTCTATTTGTTGGACTTAGTTAACTATTTAAGGGGGCACTAA
- the dnaK gene encoding molecular chaperone DnaK: protein MGKIIGIDLGTTNSCVAVMEGGESKVIANPEGGRTTPSVVAFKDGERLVGEVAKRQAITNPNNTITSIKRHMGTDYKVEVNDKTYTPQQISAAILQNLKATAESYLGEKVTDAVITVPAYFNDAERQATKDAGKIAGLEVKRIINEPTAAALAYGLDKTDRDETILVYDLGGGTFDVSILELSEGTFEVISTSGDNRLGGDDFDQEIIDWLVSEFKKEQGIDLSKDKMALQRLKDAAEKAKKELSGVTSAQISLPFISAGASGPVHLEKTLSRSKFNELTDHLVEKTMGPVRQSLKDAGMTSNDIQKVILVGGSTRIVAVQDAIKKELGKEPSKGVNPDEVVAMGAAIQGGVLAGDVKDVLLLDVTPLSLGIETLGGINTTLIERNTTIPTSKSQVFSTAADNQPAVDIHVLQGERQMAADNKTLGRFQLTDIPPAPRGVPQIEVKFDIDANGIVHVTAKDKGTNKEQSITITSGGGLSEEEIEKMVREAEENAEEDKKRKEEAELRNEADNLIFASKKAVDELGDSVTEDEKKQVEELSDALRKALDENNLDEVKTKKEELEKISQELATKAYQKAAEQEQASQAQGGNTDAESDNNDDDTVVDADYEDVE from the coding sequence ATGGGAAAAATTATTGGTATTGACTTAGGTACAACAAATTCATGTGTAGCTGTAATGGAAGGTGGAGAATCAAAAGTTATTGCTAACCCTGAGGGGGGACGTACAACTCCTTCTGTTGTAGCTTTTAAAGATGGTGAACGTCTAGTAGGGGAAGTTGCGAAACGTCAAGCAATTACAAACCCTAATAACACGATTACTTCAATCAAACGTCATATGGGTACAGACTACAAAGTAGAAGTAAATGATAAAACCTATACACCACAACAAATCTCTGCTGCGATCCTACAAAACTTAAAGGCAACTGCAGAAAGTTATCTAGGAGAGAAAGTAACAGATGCTGTTATCACTGTTCCTGCTTACTTTAACGATGCAGAACGTCAAGCGACTAAAGATGCAGGTAAAATTGCAGGACTTGAAGTAAAACGTATTATTAACGAGCCAACTGCTGCGGCGTTAGCGTATGGATTAGATAAAACAGACCGTGATGAAACAATTTTAGTTTACGATTTAGGTGGAGGAACATTTGACGTTTCAATTCTTGAACTTTCAGAAGGTACTTTTGAGGTAATCTCAACTTCTGGTGACAACCGCCTAGGTGGAGATGACTTTGACCAAGAAATCATAGATTGGTTAGTATCTGAATTCAAAAAGGAACAAGGAATTGACCTTTCTAAAGACAAGATGGCTCTTCAACGTCTAAAAGACGCTGCAGAGAAAGCGAAAAAAGAATTATCTGGTGTAACAAGTGCACAAATCTCATTACCATTTATCTCAGCAGGGGCAAGTGGGCCTGTTCACTTAGAGAAAACATTAAGTCGTTCTAAGTTTAATGAATTGACAGATCACTTAGTTGAAAAAACAATGGGACCTGTACGTCAATCATTAAAGGATGCAGGAATGACATCAAACGATATTCAAAAAGTTATCTTAGTAGGTGGATCAACTCGTATCGTTGCCGTACAAGATGCAATTAAGAAAGAATTAGGAAAAGAACCTTCAAAAGGTGTTAACCCGGATGAGGTTGTTGCGATGGGTGCAGCAATTCAAGGTGGAGTACTTGCAGGAGATGTTAAAGATGTATTACTACTTGACGTTACACCACTTTCACTAGGTATTGAAACATTAGGTGGAATCAATACAACGTTAATCGAACGTAATACTACAATCCCAACTTCAAAATCACAGGTATTCTCAACAGCAGCTGATAACCAACCAGCAGTAGATATCCATGTTCTTCAGGGAGAGCGCCAAATGGCTGCAGATAACAAGACATTAGGACGCTTCCAATTAACTGATATTCCACCTGCACCACGTGGAGTACCTCAAATTGAAGTGAAATTTGATATCGACGCTAATGGTATTGTTCACGTTACTGCAAAAGATAAAGGAACGAACAAGGAGCAATCAATCACGATCACATCAGGTGGAGGACTATCTGAAGAAGAAATCGAAAAAATGGTTCGTGAAGCAGAAGAAAATGCTGAAGAAGATAAGAAACGTAAGGAAGAAGCTGAATTACGTAATGAAGCGGATAACTTAATCTTCGCATCTAAAAAAGCTGTTGATGAATTAGGAGATAGCGTTACTGAGGATGAGAAGAAGCAAGTAGAAGAGTTAAGCGATGCGTTACGTAAGGCACTTGATGAAAATAATTTAGATGAAGTGAAAACGAAAAAAGAAGAACTAGAAAAAATTAGTCAAGAATTAGCAACAAAAGCTTACCAAAAAGCAGCTGAACAAGAGCAAGCTAGTCAAGCTCAAGGTGGAAATACAGATGCTGAAAGTGACAATAATGATGACGATACCGTTGTTGACGCTGACTATGAAGATGTTGAGTAA
- the hrcA gene encoding heat-inducible transcriptional repressor HrcA encodes MLTERQMRILLTIVEEFVRTAEPLGSRTLSKMDHLPYSSATIRNEMADLEELGFLEKPHTSSGRVPSEAGYRFYVEHIQSNASETDFGYEFQPLEQIFTKKDLEREEAIQEAVKLLSEITNYTSIILGPSAYKCRVKKFQFVPLDSTHAVLLLVTDKGHVESKNIVLPKGVNIKEVEKVVTLMNDTLVDCYVSDIPERLNFELKPYFKQFIDYQEGLIESFLKAFSTVQEHFYLSGQSNIFRQPEFHDIEKVKKLLTAFEDKQILKVLPTSTQGLTVSIGHENRLDAMQNCSIITVPYKISDNDYGQIAIVGPTRMEYSKVIPLLEYLAKNMSKLYK; translated from the coding sequence ATGCTGACAGAACGTCAAATGCGAATATTATTAACGATTGTAGAGGAATTTGTTCGAACCGCAGAACCACTTGGTTCAAGAACACTATCAAAAATGGACCATTTACCCTATTCATCTGCAACAATCCGAAATGAAATGGCTGATTTAGAAGAGTTGGGGTTTTTAGAAAAGCCACACACTTCTAGTGGTCGAGTTCCTTCAGAAGCAGGATATCGTTTTTATGTTGAGCATATACAAAGTAATGCTTCGGAAACCGATTTTGGGTACGAATTTCAACCCCTTGAACAAATCTTTACAAAGAAAGACTTAGAGCGTGAAGAAGCGATTCAAGAGGCAGTTAAGTTACTATCAGAAATCACAAATTATACATCTATTATTTTAGGACCCAGTGCATATAAATGTCGAGTAAAGAAATTTCAATTTGTTCCCTTAGATAGCACACATGCGGTCCTGTTGTTAGTTACCGATAAAGGACATGTTGAGAGTAAAAACATTGTTCTACCTAAAGGAGTAAATATAAAAGAAGTTGAAAAAGTAGTTACTCTGATGAATGATACGCTAGTTGACTGTTACGTTTCTGATATTCCAGAACGACTAAATTTTGAATTGAAACCATATTTTAAACAGTTCATCGATTATCAGGAAGGTTTAATAGAATCGTTCTTAAAAGCTTTTAGTACTGTTCAAGAACACTTTTACTTAAGTGGTCAATCGAACATCTTTAGGCAACCAGAATTTCATGATATTGAAAAGGTTAAGAAATTGTTGACTGCATTTGAGGACAAACAGATTCTTAAGGTGCTGCCAACAAGTACACAGGGATTAACAGTATCGATTGGTCATGAAAATCGGTTAGATGCTATGCAAAACTGTTCAATCATAACCGTTCCTTATAAGATATCTGATAATGATTACGGTCAAATAGCAATTGTAGGTCCAACCAGAATGGAATATTCAAAGGTTATTCCATTACTAGAATACTTAGCAAAAAATATGTCTAAGTTATACAAGTAA
- the grpE gene encoding nucleotide exchange factor GrpE — translation MPETKTKEKTQVEEENSASKVEEQTDNQEQQEETEVETEESKIKELQQKLDELNDQFLRNQAEVENFKKRLQTERIQEAKYRAQSFVKNILPILDNFERAINANDDDEKLNNFLVGFKMIYTQLVEVLANEGVEVIPTEDEKFNPNLHQAVMQEVDEEKENGVILKELQKGYKLKDRVIRPAMVVVNEK, via the coding sequence ATGCCTGAAACGAAAACAAAAGAAAAAACACAGGTTGAAGAGGAAAACAGCGCATCAAAAGTAGAAGAACAAACAGACAATCAGGAACAACAAGAAGAAACAGAAGTAGAAACAGAAGAGAGTAAAATTAAAGAACTTCAACAAAAACTCGATGAATTAAATGACCAGTTTCTACGAAATCAAGCAGAGGTTGAAAACTTCAAAAAACGTCTACAAACCGAACGTATTCAAGAGGCGAAGTATCGTGCACAATCGTTTGTAAAAAACATTTTACCGATACTAGATAACTTTGAACGTGCGATTAATGCGAATGACGATGATGAAAAGTTAAACAACTTCTTAGTAGGGTTTAAAATGATTTACACTCAATTAGTTGAAGTATTAGCTAACGAAGGAGTAGAGGTAATCCCTACTGAAGATGAGAAATTTAATCCAAACCTTCATCAAGCCGTTATGCAAGAGGTAGATGAAGAAAAAGAAAATGGAGTCATATTAAAAGAACTTCAAAAAGGATACAAATTAAAAGATCGAGTGATACGACCTGCAATGGTTGTTGTTAACGAAAAATAA